A stretch of DNA from Limnohabitans sp. MORI2:
GCATGGCTACAAAGTAGACATTGCCAAATCGATGCTGGAGATGTGTGCGGCCACGGGCAGCAAAGTGTTGCTCGCGTGTTCATCCACCTCACGCCACGCGACAGATGACTTAGATCACATCGCACGCGATTTGAAAAAGCTCGCCATGCTGGCCTTGCCTTTGGGTATCAAAGTGGCCTATGAAGGTTTGTCATGGGGCCGCACCGTCAACGAGTTCACCACCTCGTGGGATGTGGTGTGCCGCGCCGATTGCCCAAACCTCGGCATCGGCATTGATTCCTTCCACATCTTTGCAGCCAACACGCCGCTGGATGCGATTGAAGACCTCGACCCCGAGAAAATTTTCTTGGTACAACTGTCTGACTTCATGTGGCACGAAACGCCCACGTTTGAAGATCGCATGACCACGGCACGCACTTTCCGCGTGTTCCCAGGCGAAGGCGTGCACAGCGAAGCTTTGGCCGATTTGGTGCTGCGCTTGGACCGCATTGGCTATCGCGGCGACTACAGCTTTGAAGTCTTCAACGACGACTACCAACAACTCCCCTTGGCCACCGTGGCCGAGCGCGCGCGCAAGAGCGCCACATGGTTGCACGACAACGTGCTGCACCGCTCAGCCCCATTGCCAGCTTGGACACGCACACACGCTTGACTATGAAACAACGCCAACTCGGTCCCTACAAAGTTTCAGCCATTGGCCTAGGCTGCATGAATCTCAGCCACGCTTACGGCGCGCCACCTGCGCCTGAAGTGGGTGAGGCGCTCATTTATCGTGCCTTGGACCTCGGCGTGACGATGTTTGACACCGCAGCCTTGTATGGCTTTGGCACCAACGAGTTGTTGGTGGGCAGGGCGCTCAAAGCGCATCGCCATGAGATTACTTTGTGTAGCAAAGGTGGCATGGCCGGTGTGTCGTTCCCGGATGGTGTGAAGCGCGTGATTGATGGCCGCCCCGAGACGCTGCGCAAAAACTGTGAAGACAGCTTGTCGCGTTTGGGCACCGATGTGATTGACCTGTACTACCTGCACCGCTGGGACAAACAAGTGCCCATCGAAGACAGTGTGGGCGCACTGAGCGACTTGGTGCGCGCAGGCAAGATTCGCGAGATTGGGTTGAGCGAAGTCTCGGCCACTATGCTGCGCAAAGCGCATGCGGTGCACCCCATTGCAGCCGTGCAAACCGAATACTCGCTGTGGACACGCAACCCTGAAATTGCCGTGCTCAAAGCTTGCGAAGAACTAGGCGCGACCTTTGTGGCCTTCAGCCCCGTGGCGCGTGGGTTCTTGTGTGGTGATTTGCGTGATGTGAGTACCTTGGCTGCCAATGACATTCGACGCGCTATGCCTCGCTTCGCGCCTGATACTTACGCCGCCAATTTGCCTTTGCTGGATGCCTACCAAGCTATTGCGCAAGAAGTGGGTTGCACACCCGCTCAACTGGCTTTGGCTTGGTTGCTGCACAAAGATGACAAGCTCATCCCCATTCCCGGCACACAAAACATCCATCACCTCGAAGACAACATCGCTGCGGCTGATGTGGTGTTGTCGGCTGAGCAGATGCAACGCTTAGAGGTGCTCGTCAATCAGCAGACGGTGAAGGGGCCGCGTTACAACGCGTTGAACGCCTCTGAGGTGGATACCGAAGAATTCGTTTGAGTCAGCGATCTCAGCGACCCAAGCGCCAGTCTGGCAGACCACGCGCCACGGTGTGAACCACGCTGGCGCACACTGCGCACTTGATCAAGTCGCCCGGCACAAACACCAAGGTGCCCATGATGGCTTTCTCAAGAGGTAAATTGGCGATGTTGACCAAGCCGATCACGCCAAACACGTGCACCACCAACAAGCCACCAATGGCAGAAGCAATGAACGCACTGATAGCAGCGCTGCGCGGCGAGCTGGTGGGCAATGTGTGCATGATCCATCCCGCGACAAATGCGCCAACAGGCCATCCGATGAGATAGCCACTCGTGGGGGCAAAGAATGCGCTGATACCACCGCGCCCGCCTGAGAGCAAGGGCAAGCCAATGGCGACCGCCGCAAGGAATAGTCCCAAAGCTTGAAGTGCGCGTTTCGGCCCCAGCATACAACCCGCCAGCATGACGCCTAAGGTTTGCATGGTGATGGGGACGCCCAGGGGTAAATCGATTTTGGGAATCAAGCCCAACACAGCAATCAACGCAGCGAAGAGCGAAACCAAGGCGATGGACAAAGAGGATGTGTTCATAAAAAGAATGAGGTTTTTAGCTTCAGCGCTGAAAGCGCACATGAAGGGTGTCCGCCACACGTCTTGCGGCTACAAGCATGTGGATGGTAAGTGGTGCCAGTATTTTAAAACCGCCAGCCTTGCCTGTACGTAATCGATGAGCTTCATCCAAACGGCGCCACACGATGAAAAAATGCTCAGTGAATCGCAGCATCAATGCCACTTGTAATGACAAACGTTCGGGGTGCATGCCCAAGAGTCTCGTGGGCGCAAGTAGCCATTCGAACACTGCTAGCAAATCTGTGTGACGCGTGGTCAGCGTGAGTGCCAAACCCATCAAAGTCGTGCAAAGCAAACGCAACACGCTGATCACCCCTACCCAGGGTTGCTGCATGTAAACGTGAAACAGGCCAATCAATAGGCTGGTGATGCCCAAAGCGATGAGCAAAGGTAGCGTCCGCTTCGCGGTACGACCCAGCGATGCAAACATGAGGATACAAACGCCCGCGCTGGCAAACAACACGGGCAACTCTTGCGAGGCAAAAACACCTATGCCTAAAAGGGTCAACACCAATAGTTTGAAGCCCGCAGGCAAACCATGTAACCAAGTCGGGTGATCGCTGTACAGGCTGCCCATGTTCAGACTTTGCCCATCCGCGCGGCGACATCTGCTTCGTATTGCGCGCACACCTGAACGCCCAGACCATCCGAACGTACATGCCCTTTGTCCAACCAGATGACTCGTTCAAAGTGACGCACATGATCAAGCACATGCGTCGACACAATGATTTGCTGCGAGGCCGCATTGATCTCGTGGCGGAGTAAGGCTTGTCCCGGTAGGTCAAGGCTGGAAAACGGCTCGTCGAGCAAAAGAGTGCGATGCCCACCAATCAGCAAAGCCAGCCAGCACACATGCTGACGCTGCCCTTGGCTCAAGCTACCAATCGCGCGTTGCGCCCAGTCTGCCAATCCGCGGGCGGCCAACCACGTGCGCACCTGTGTTTGCGTTTGTGCACGCGACAGGTTCAGGTGGCGCAGGCTGAGTGCCAATTCTTCTTCGACGGTGGGGAAAATGATTTGCTCGTCGGGGTTTTGAAACATCATGCCCACGACAGGCGCAGCGTGTTGATCGTCTGACGATGGCACATGCACACGCCCTGAATCTGGTTGATCCAATCCGCAAATCAAACGAAACAAACTGCTCTTGCCAGCCCCGTTGTCACCGATCAAACCAATGCGTGACGCATTGAATGTCAAGCTCAACGAGTGAAACACCGTGGTATTGCCACGCTGCAAGGTCACGTCATCAAGCGTGATGTTTGCGTTCGCCGAAAGTTTGGTCGTTGAATTCAAGGCTGAGGGGGCGTGTGCTGTTTTGAAAAGTCAGATTATCGTTGGAGCCAATTTGCGGCTTGAAACCGCAAGTGAGGTAAGTAATTTCCCCATGGCTGCACTCTCTAGAATGTAGATTTACCCATTCATTCACCTCAACTGGAGCAACTCATGAAAAAGCAGTTCGTTACCTTGGCCGTAGCCACTTTGTTGGCAGGCACCGCTTTCGCGCAAGCCAATGACACCATCGCCAAAGTCAAAGCCGCAGGCTCAATCACCATGGGTGTGCGCGACTCTTCAGGCGCTTTGTCTTACACCTTGGGTGACGGCAAGTATGTGGGTTATCACGTTGAGATTTGCCAACGCATCATTGCCAACCTCGAAAAAGCAGCTGGCAAAAAGCTGGAAGTGAAGTACACCCCTGTTACTTCACAAAACCGCATTCCTTTGGTTGAGAACGGCACAGTCGACATCGAGTGTGGCTCCACCACCAACAACGAAGCGCGCCAAAAACAAGTGGCGTTCGCCTACACCACCTACGTGGAAGAAGTGCGCATCGCGGTCCGCGCTAACTCGGGCATCACCTCCATCGCTCAGTTGAATGGCAAGAACGTGGCCACCACCACCGGTACTACTTCTGTGCAATTGCTGCGCAAGAACGAGCGCGCTACTGGTGTTGACTTCAAAGAAGTGTTCGGCAAAGACCATGCAGACAGCTTCTTGTTGCTCGAGTCTGGCCGCGCTGACGCGTTCGTGATGGACGGCCAAATCTTGGCTGGCAACATTGCTAACTCCAAAACTCCCGCTGATTTCAAGATCGTGGGCGAAGTGTTGAACGTTGAGCCGATCGCCATCATGTTCCGCAAGGACGACCCAGCTTTCAAGAAATTGGCTGACGACACCATCGCCGGTTTGGCCAAATCTGGCGAGCTCGCCAAGCTGTACGACAAGTGGTTCACACAACCTATTCCTCCTAAGAACATCAAGCTGGGCATGCCTGCCAGCGATGCCAACAAGGACGCTTGGAAGAACTTGAACGACAAGCCAGTCGAAGCCTACGCCAAGAAGTAATTTCAGAAGCGACAAAACATGACACTCGATTGGCAGGTTTTTCTTCAGGACGACGGTGGGGGACGAACCTACCTCGAGTGGATGTTTGATGCCTGGGGCTGGACGCTTTCAGTCGCGGGCAGCGCTTGGGTTGTGGCCATGGTGTCGGGGTGCCTGATGGGCATCTTGCGCACCTTGCCACAAGACACGCGTTTGAATGTTTGGTTAGCAAGATTCGCCAACGCGTGGGTGGAGCTGTTTCGCAACATCCCGGTGTTGGTCCAAATTTTTCTCTGGTACTTTGTGTTGCCCAAGGTCTTTCCGGCCATGCAACAAGTACCGGGGTTTGTGTTGGTGGTGTTGGGCTTAGGCTTCTTCACATCCTCACGCGTGGCCGAGATGCTGCGCGCAGGTATTCAAGCCATGCCACGCGGCCAGCGTTATGCGGCCATGGCCATGGGCTTTACCACTTGGCAGACTTACCGTTATGTGTTGCTGCCCATTGCGTTTCGCACCATTTGGCCACCGCTCACCAGCGAGTCGATGAACTTGCTCAAGAACTCATCGGTGGCTTTTGCGGTGTCGATTGCCGAGCTCACCATGTACGCCATGCAAGTGCAAGAAGAAACCTCGCGTGGTATTGAGGTGTACTTGGCCGTGACAGCGTTGTACACCTTGTCAGCTTTTGCTGTGAACCGTGTGATGGCCTTCGTGGAGCGCCGCATGCAAATCCCCGGCCTCGTGGTTGCGGGTAATGTGGGCGGAGGGCACTGAGCATGAGCGCACTCGATTTTTCTTTTCTCGAATGGGACATCTTCAACAAGTTTGTGTTGAAGGGCATGTTGTTCAGCGTGGAGCTGACCATCATCGCTACCGTGGGCGGCATTGTGTTTGGCACCCTCCTTGCGCTCATGCGCTTGTCGGGTAACAAAGTGCTGGAACTGCCAGCCGTCATTTATGTGAACGGCATGCGCTCCATCCCTTTGGTGATGGTGATTCTGTGGTTCTTCTTGCTGATCCCGTTTTTGATTGGCCGCTCGATTGGCGCTGAGCTGTCGGCCACCATCACCTTTGTGGCTTTTGAAGCAGCGTACTTCAGCGAGATCATGCGTGCGGGCATCCAGTCCATCCCGCGCGGTCAGGTGATGGCGGGTCAAGCCTTGGGCATGAGCTACAGCCAGAACATGCGCCTGATTGTGTTGCCGCAAGCTTTTCGCAACATGATTCCTGTCTTGCTCACGCAAACCATCATCTTGTTTCAAGACACCTCGTTGGTCTACGCGATTGGCGCCTACGACCTGCTCAAGGGCTTCGTGACTGCCGGCAAGATTTATGGCCGCGTCGAAGAGGTGTACATCTTGGCCGCCTTGGTGTATTTCGTGATTTGTTTTGGCCTCTCGGCCCTGGTGCGTCGCTTGCAAGCGCGCATTGCCATCATTCGCTGAGCGCATTGACGTTCACTGGAGTTTGCTGTGATTGAATTAAAAAATGTTTCCAAGTGGTACGGCCCGGTGCAGGTGCTGAACAACTGTTCCACCAACATCCAAAAAGGCGAGGTGGTTGTGATCTGTGGTCCATCAGGCTCAGGCAAGTCCACCCTCATCAAAACCATCAACGCGCTTGAGCCTGTGCAACAGGGCGAAATCTATGTTGACGGCGTGGCTGTGCATGACAAGACCACCGACCTGCCCAAACTGCGCAGCCGCGTGGGCATGGTGTTTCAACACTTCGAGCTGTTCCCCCATTTGTCGGTGACGGACAACCTCACCATCGCCCAACAAAAAGTGCTGGGCCGCAGCGCCGAAGAGGCTCGCGCCCATGGCCTGAAGTACTTGGAACGCGTGGGCCTGATGGCGCACAAAGACAAGTTTCCAGGTCAGCTCTCAGGCGGTCAGCAACAACGCGTGGCCATTGCCCGTGCTTTGAGCATGGACCCCATCGTGATGTTGTTTGACGAACCCACATCGGCTCTCGACCCTGAGATGGTGGGCGAGGTGTTGGACGTGATGGTGGACTTGGCCAACGAGGGCATGACCATGATGTGTGTGACGCACGAAATGGGTTTTGCCCGCAAGGTGGGCAGCCGCGTGATCTTCATGGACGTGGGAGGCAAGATTTTGGAAGACTGCAGCAAGGATGAGTTTTTCAACCATCCTGAAAACCGTCAACCACGGACCAAAGACTTTTTGGCCAAAATTTTGCAGCACTGATTTTGGCTTGCTCGTAAAAAAAGGCGTCTCGACGAGACGCCTTTTTTGTTGGGCGTGTTACGTTTACAGATCTAGCACCAAGCGCGGTGACTTGCTGCGAGAGATACAGACCATCATGCAGTCATTTTTCTCTTGCTCTTCGGGGGTGAGGTACATGTCCCAATGCTCGGGCTCGCCTTCTTTGACTTGCGTCAGGCAAGTGCCGCAAACGCCTTCACTGCACGAGAAGGGGACCTCCACGCCGGCATCTTGTAGCACTTGCAAAATGCTTTTTTCGGGGGGTACCGTCAAGGTGAGATTGCGTTGGGCCAAGTGCACTTCAAAGGTGTTGTGGTCGCTCATGCGTTCGCTCCAGTTTCTGTGGTTTTTTCTTGCGCCAGCAGGCGGTCAATGACGCGGCGTGACTGTACGCCACCAGCGTCGATGTTGAGCATGAGCAGCTTGCGTTCGGGGTGGCGCAGGATGTTTTGCTGCTGCAGCTGCAGCATCTCCATGTCTTCGCCAAAAATCTTGCCCTGGCCTTGGCGGATGCTGTCGGTCAGCGCAGCATCATCGGCCTTGAAGTTGCGGGCCATGCCCCAGTGGTACCAGTGCGAGGTCTCGGTCTCGGGCGTGATGAAGTCCACCACCACGCTGTAGGCCTTCTTGTCAGCGGGCGCATCAAAGCCGCCGTGCCCCGCCAGGGCCACACCCACGTCGATCATGATGTGGCTGGGTGGACTGAAACGGCAGATTTGCCAGCGGTCCACCTGCGCCTGCGGGTCCAGGCCATTGGCGCTCATGGCCATCTGCCAGAACGGCGGGGCCTGGATGCCGTCCATGAAGCGCTGGGTGACCACCTTGTCGCCATCGACCTTGGTTTCGCATGGCGTCTCGTCAATCTCGGGCTGGCCGATGCTGGTCGAGTGCACATAGGTCTCGTGCGTCAGGTCCATCAGGTTGTCGATCATCAGGCGGTAGTCGGCCTGGACGTGGTACAGACCGCCGCCATAGGCCCACGCGGGGTTGTCGAAAAATTCGAACATCGGCATTTGCGCCTCATCGGCTTGGGCTTGGTCGCCGGGCCAGACCCAGACAAAACCGTAACGCTCCACCACTGCAAAGGCCTTGACCGCTGGGAAGCCGCGCACGCGCTGGCCGGGCATGTGCACCGTCTTGCCATCGGCGCCCATCTCCAGCCCGTGGTAGCCACAGCGCAAACCGTTCTTGCAGGCCTTGCCCAGCGACATGGGCGCGCCCCGGTGCGGGCAGAAGTCTTCGACCGCCGCCACTTTGCCGTCCACCCCTTTGAAGATGGCCATCTTCTCGTTGCAGATGGTGCGGCCCAGCGGCTTGTCGCCCAACGCTTCGAGTTCGGCCAGCGAGCAGGCCACATACCAGGTGTTCTTGATGAACATGATCGGTCTCCTAAGTGTTCAATGGCGGGACACGCCCAGCAGGCGGTCCAGCAGTTCGGGGTCTTGGCGCAGCGTGTCGGCGTCGCTGGCGTGCACCACGGTGCCGTGGTCCAGCACCACCGCCTGGTGGCTGATGGCCAGAATGGCCTGCGGGTGCTGCTCGACGATGATGGCCGACAGCCCCTCTTCGCGGGTGATGCGGGCAATCGCACGCAGCAGCTCTTCCACGATGATGGGTGCCAGGCCTTCGAGCGGCTCGTCCAGCAAGAGCAGTTTGGGGTTGAGCACCAGTGCACGGGCCACGGCCAGCATCTGCTGCTCGCCGCCCGACAGCTGCGTGCCCAGATTGCCCTTGCGTTCGGCCAGGCGCGGGAACATCTCGTAAGCACGCTGCGGCGTCCAAGCACCGGGGCGCGCCACGGCGGTGAGGTTTTCATCCACCGTGAGCGATTTGAAAATGTTGCGCTCCTGCGGCACCCAGCCGATACCGGCGGCCGCCCGGGCATGCGAAGGCAGGCTGTGCAGCGCCACACCACCGAGCGTGATGCGCCCGCCATGCTGACGCGTGGCCCCGGCCAGCGTGTCCATGAAGGTGGTCTTGCCCACACCGTTGCGGCCCAGCAGGGCCAGGGTCTGGCCTTCAGCGAGCGAGAGGCTCACGTCGTGCAGCACCACGGCATCGCCGTAACCTGCGCTCAGTTGTTCAACTTGCAGGAGTTGCGTCATGCCCTCAGCTCCTCTCCATGCCCCAAATACACCGCCTTGACCTGCGGATCGTTGGCAATCACGTCGGGCGTGCCTTCGGTCAAGACCGCGCCATTGACCAGCACGGTGATGCGGTCGGCGAATTCAAACACCAGGTCCATGTCGTGCTCGATCAAGAGCACCGACACATCGGCAGGCAATGCGGCCACGGTCTGCAGCAGTTCTTCGCGCTCACCGGCGGGCACGCCGGCCACCGGCTCGTCGAGCAGCAGCACCTTGGGCTCGCAGGCCAGGGCAATGGCCATCTCCAGCAGGCGGCGTTTGCCGTAAGGCAGTGCAGCGGTGTTCTGGTGCATCACTTCGGTCAGGCGAAACAGGGCCAGCAGCTCTTCGCAGCGCGCCACCACGGCCGCATCCTGGCCCAGCTTGGGCCACCAGCGCGCGCCCAAGCCGCGCCGTTGCGACACCACCATGGCCAGGGTTTGCAGAGGCGTCATGCTGGCAAACAGCTGGTTGATCTGGAAGGTCCGCACCAGGCCACGCGCCACCCGCTGGTGGCTGGGTAAGTGGCTGATGTCTTCGCCCAGCAGCTCGATGCGGCCTTCGGTGGGCGGCAACACGCCGGTCAGCAGGTTGATCAGCGTGGTCTTGCCCGCGCCGTTGGGGCCGATCAGGGCATGGCGTGCGCCGAGCTGGAGCGACAGGTTCACATGGTCGGTGGCCGTGATGCCCCCAAAGCGTTTGACCAGGCCATGGGCCTGCAACACGACTTGGCTCATACTTGCCCCCCTTTGAACCAGCGGGCAGGGCTCAAGCGCTCACGCCCCACCAGCATCAACACCACCAGGAACAGGCCCATCCAGAAAGTCCAGTACTGCGGCGTGATGCCCGAGATGATGTCGTGCAGCAGCTTGAACACCACCGCACCCAGCACGCCGCCATACAGCCAGCCCACACCGCCAATCACCAGCATCAGCACCGCATCGGCCGAGCGCTCCAGCGCGAACACATCGAGCGAGGCAAAGCCGGTGGTCTGCGCCAGCAGCGCCCCGGCAGCGCCTGCCACGCCTGCGGCCAGGGTATAGACCACGGCCAGGCGCGAGGGCACCGAAATGCCAATCGCCGCAGCGCGCAACGGGTTGTCGCGCACCGCCCTCAAGGTAGCGCCCCAGGGCGAAGACACCCAGCGCCGCGCCAAGGCAAACAACAGCAGCAAAACCGTGAGCGAGTACCAGGCGGCCGTCTGACCGTACAGGTCAAATTCAAATCGGCCCAAGAGCGGCCCCATCATCACGCCCTGCAAACCATCCGAGCCGCCGGTGAGCCAGTCGAGCTTGTTGGCCAGTTCCAGCAGGAGCAGCGCCACGCCCAGCGTGACCATCAGGCGAGTGAGGTCCGAGCCGCGCAGGATGGTGACCGAGCAGACCGCGCCCAGCACCGTGGCGGCAGCCATGCCCACCGCCAGACCCAGCAAAGGATCGGGATGGATGAACTTGGCAAACAGCGCCGCGCAATACGCGCCAAAACCCAGAAAGGCTGCATGCCCCAGCGTGACGATGCCGGTGTAGCCCAGCACCAGGTCCAGCGAGACGGCGAACAGGGCCACGATGGCGATCTCGTTGACGATGAGCGCATGGCCCGGCAGCAAAGCAGGCAGGGCGAAGGCCACCGCCCAGAGCAGCGGCTCGTACCAGCGCCAGCGAGAGGCCGACAGCAGTCGGGAACGGGCATCCATGGGATGTGCCATCACTTGCCCCCCTTGCGCACAAACAGGCCTTGCGGCCGCCAGATCAGAATGGCGATCATCAGCGCATACACAATGAAAGCGCCCAGCTTGGGCACGTAATATTTACCCGCCACATCGGCCACGCCCAGCAGCAGTGCGGCCAGCAGCGGGCCGGTGATGGACGAGGTGCCGCCCACGGCGACCACGATCAAAAAGTAAACCATGAACTTGAGCGGAAAAGTCGGGTCCAGCCCCAGCACTTCGGCACCCAATGCGCCGCCCAGGCCCGCCAAGCCCGAGCCCACCGCAAAGGTCAGAGCGAACACCTGGTTGACCGGGATGCCCAGGCCCGCGGCCACGCGGCTGTCGTCCACGCTGGCGCGCAGGCGGCTGCCAAAGCGCGTGCGGGTGAGCACGTATTGCAGCGCCACCGTCAGCACCGCGCACACGGCGATGATGAACAGGCGGTAGTGGCCCATCCCCAGGGCACCATCCCACAATTCAGTGCGCCCCCGCAACCATTCGGGCAGCTGCATGATCTGCTGCTGCGAGCCCATGAAATAGTCGACCGCCGCCACGGCCATGAAGGCCAGGCCGATCGAGAACAACACCTGGTCCAGATGCGGCTTGCGGTACATGGGCCGGTACACCGTGCCCTCCAGCACCGCGCCCAGCGCGGCCGCACCGGCAAAAGCCAATGGCAGGCACAAAAGGAACGGCACATCCAAGCGCTGCATCAGCACCACCGTGATGTAACCCCCCACCATGGCAAAAGCGCCGTGGGCCAGGTTGATGAAGTTCATCAGGCCCATGGTCACCGACAGGCCCACGGCCAGGATGAAGAGCAGCATGCCGTAGGCGATGCCGTCAAAAAGCAAGGTCAGCATGACGCTCCTTGAGAGACTGACGATGGCAGAGCCAGCCACTGGCGCATGGCGGCCAGCACCGCCTCGGGCTGCTCCTGCATGACCATGTGGCCGCCATCAGGCACCGAGACGATGGCCGGTCGCGCGGGAATGCAATCAGCGATAGCTTGGTGCTGGATGGGTGGCGACCAGGCATCGAGCGCACCACACAGCACCAGCGTGGGCACCTTCACCGTTTGAAGCACGGTGGTGGCATCGGGCCGATGGATCAAGGCGTGCAGTTGTTTTTCGAAAATGTCGGCATCTTTGCGCTCGAACATGTCCAGGATCGCGTCGATCAGGGGCCGGTCGTTCAGGCGCTGTGGCGCAACCATGCCTTTGACCCACTCGCTGGCCATGGCGCGCACCCCCTGCGAGCGGGCGATTGCCAGCAAGGCCATGCGCTTGCGCACCTCTTCGTCACCGGCCTCACCGGCCGGTTTGGGCAGGTGACCGGTGTCGAACAGGCCTACGTGCGTCACCCGCTCGGGCGCGATGCGCATGACTTCAAGCGCCACGCGCCCACCCATAGAGTGGCCTGCCAGCGCAAAGCGCACAGGCGCTCGCGACAGCAACTGCTCGGCCATCTGCACCAGGCTGTCGGCACGGCCATGGTCCACCACCTGGACATGCCAGTCGGGCAGGCCCGATGGCACAGCGCCCCAAGATGAGGCGTCACACATCAGGCCCGGCACCAGCACGAGCGTGGGCTTGGCAGGGGTCATTTACTTGGCCTTGCCTGGATCTTTCACATCCTTGATGGTCGCGAACTCCTGGTTGTAGAGCTGGCCGTTCACCTTCTCGACTTTGCGGATGTAGATGTTGTGCACCACATCGCGGGTCTGTGCGTCGATGAACATCGGGCCACGCGGGCTCTCGAAGATCTGGCCTTTCATTGCATCCAGCAAGGCCTGGCCGCCCGCGCCCTTGGTGGCTTTGGCTGCTTCGTAGATCACGCGCATGCCGTCATAGCCGCCCACGGCCATGAAGTTGGGACGCAGGCCGTTGTTGGCTTTGCCGAAGGCTTCGACAAATTTCTTGTTCAGCGGTGAATTGTGCGAAGCCGAGTAGTGATGCGCGGTGACCACGCCATTGGCCACATCGCCCATGCCGTTCAAGATATCGTCGTCCGTGATGTCACCCGTGCCAATCAGTTTGATGCCCGCTTTGTCCAGTCCACGTTCGGCAAACTGCTTCATCAGCGGTGCGCCAATGCCCGAGGGCACAAACACATACACCGCATCGGGCTTGAGGTCCCGCACCTTCTGCAGGAACGGCGCGAAGTCGGGGTTGCGCATGGGCACACGTAGGGTGTCGAGCACCTGGCCGCCGTTGAGCAACAGGCGATCTTTGAAATACTTTTCAGCATCAATGCCAGGGCCGTAGTCTGAGACCAAGGTCAC
This window harbors:
- a CDS encoding amino acid ABC transporter permease; translation: MSALDFSFLEWDIFNKFVLKGMLFSVELTIIATVGGIVFGTLLALMRLSGNKVLELPAVIYVNGMRSIPLVMVILWFFLLIPFLIGRSIGAELSATITFVAFEAAYFSEIMRAGIQSIPRGQVMAGQALGMSYSQNMRLIVLPQAFRNMIPVLLTQTIILFQDTSLVYAIGAYDLLKGFVTAGKIYGRVEEVYILAALVYFVICFGLSALVRRLQARIAIIR
- a CDS encoding amino acid ABC transporter permease, whose protein sequence is MTLDWQVFLQDDGGGRTYLEWMFDAWGWTLSVAGSAWVVAMVSGCLMGILRTLPQDTRLNVWLARFANAWVELFRNIPVLVQIFLWYFVLPKVFPAMQQVPGFVLVVLGLGFFTSSRVAEMLRAGIQAMPRGQRYAAMAMGFTTWQTYRYVLLPIAFRTIWPPLTSESMNLLKNSSVAFAVSIAELTMYAMQVQEETSRGIEVYLAVTALYTLSAFAVNRVMAFVERRMQIPGLVVAGNVGGGH
- a CDS encoding biotin transporter BioY; the protein is MNTSSLSIALVSLFAALIAVLGLIPKIDLPLGVPITMQTLGVMLAGCMLGPKRALQALGLFLAAVAIGLPLLSGGRGGISAFFAPTSGYLIGWPVGAFVAGWIMHTLPTSSPRSAAISAFIASAIGGLLVVHVFGVIGLVNIANLPLEKAIMGTLVFVPGDLIKCAVCASVVHTVARGLPDWRLGR
- a CDS encoding amino acid ABC transporter ATP-binding protein; translation: MIELKNVSKWYGPVQVLNNCSTNIQKGEVVVICGPSGSGKSTLIKTINALEPVQQGEIYVDGVAVHDKTTDLPKLRSRVGMVFQHFELFPHLSVTDNLTIAQQKVLGRSAEEARAHGLKYLERVGLMAHKDKFPGQLSGGQQQRVAIARALSMDPIVMLFDEPTSALDPEMVGEVLDVMVDLANEGMTMMCVTHEMGFARKVGSRVIFMDVGGKILEDCSKDEFFNHPENRQPRTKDFLAKILQH
- a CDS encoding TIM barrel protein — translated: MNLLDGFGMDTITMAGSLEAKLSAMKDAGFSQVMLMARDLVTHPGGVPAAVAAVQASGLRPTGFQVLRDFEGLSGHLHGYKVDIAKSMLEMCAATGSKVLLACSSTSRHATDDLDHIARDLKKLAMLALPLGIKVAYEGLSWGRTVNEFTTSWDVVCRADCPNLGIGIDSFHIFAANTPLDAIEDLDPEKIFLVQLSDFMWHETPTFEDRMTTARTFRVFPGEGVHSEALADLVLRLDRIGYRGDYSFEVFNDDYQQLPLATVAERARKSATWLHDNVLHRSAPLPAWTRTHA
- a CDS encoding aldo/keto reductase; protein product: MKQRQLGPYKVSAIGLGCMNLSHAYGAPPAPEVGEALIYRALDLGVTMFDTAALYGFGTNELLVGRALKAHRHEITLCSKGGMAGVSFPDGVKRVIDGRPETLRKNCEDSLSRLGTDVIDLYYLHRWDKQVPIEDSVGALSDLVRAGKIREIGLSEVSATMLRKAHAVHPIAAVQTEYSLWTRNPEIAVLKACEELGATFVAFSPVARGFLCGDLRDVSTLAANDIRRAMPRFAPDTYAANLPLLDAYQAIAQEVGCTPAQLALAWLLHKDDKLIPIPGTQNIHHLEDNIAAADVVLSAEQMQRLEVLVNQQTVKGPRYNALNASEVDTEEFV
- a CDS encoding 2Fe-2S iron-sulfur cluster binding domain-containing protein — protein: MSDHNTFEVHLAQRNLTLTVPPEKSILQVLQDAGVEVPFSCSEGVCGTCLTQVKEGEPEHWDMYLTPEEQEKNDCMMVCISRSKSPRLVLDL
- a CDS encoding energy-coupling factor transporter transmembrane component T, whose protein sequence is MGSLYSDHPTWLHGLPAGFKLLVLTLLGIGVFASQELPVLFASAGVCILMFASLGRTAKRTLPLLIALGITSLLIGLFHVYMQQPWVGVISVLRLLCTTLMGLALTLTTRHTDLLAVFEWLLAPTRLLGMHPERLSLQVALMLRFTEHFFIVWRRLDEAHRLRTGKAGGFKILAPLTIHMLVAARRVADTLHVRFQR
- a CDS encoding ABC transporter ATP-binding protein, which codes for MNSTTKLSANANITLDDVTLQRGNTTVFHSLSLTFNASRIGLIGDNGAGKSSLFRLICGLDQPDSGRVHVPSSDDQHAAPVVGMMFQNPDEQIIFPTVEEELALSLRHLNLSRAQTQTQVRTWLAARGLADWAQRAIGSLSQGQRQHVCWLALLIGGHRTLLLDEPFSSLDLPGQALLRHEINAASQQIIVSTHVLDHVRHFERVIWLDKGHVRSDGLGVQVCAQYEADVAARMGKV
- a CDS encoding amino acid ABC transporter substrate-binding protein; protein product: MKKQFVTLAVATLLAGTAFAQANDTIAKVKAAGSITMGVRDSSGALSYTLGDGKYVGYHVEICQRIIANLEKAAGKKLEVKYTPVTSQNRIPLVENGTVDIECGSTTNNEARQKQVAFAYTTYVEEVRIAVRANSGITSIAQLNGKNVATTTGTTSVQLLRKNERATGVDFKEVFGKDHADSFLLLESGRADAFVMDGQILAGNIANSKTPADFKIVGEVLNVEPIAIMFRKDDPAFKKLADDTIAGLAKSGELAKLYDKWFTQPIPPKNIKLGMPASDANKDAWKNLNDKPVEAYAKK